In the genome of Pontibacter actiniarum, the window CCGCTTCGCAAAGACTACGAGCTGCAGGAGTACTACCACGGCATTAAAGTACCCTTCGATCAGCATAACGAACTGAATGGTTTTAAAGGAGAGCCGCAGTGGATAGTAGGGCAGCCAACGCCTTTCTCGGACAAGCGCGAGAAGCCGGAGTAAGGTAGTGGTTGTTCTGGCAGAGCTGCCCTATTATGATACATTCTTGGCGCAAGGACCCACTTGTGTCTCAGGCTGCCTCTGTTTATACTTGAATACCTCTGCTGGCGCACGTCTTCAGGCTTGTGTCTTATCATAGTGTCAAGTCAGTAACTCGACTGGCTAGCAAAGCCATATTTATCTATCTGCTGCTATACTTTTTGCAGTCATGCTTTTGTCACTCTCTTCTGGCGCAAGCGTCCGCTTGTGCCTTCGACTGCCTCTGCTAGCTGTGTTTTTACTTTCATAGTCATTGCTTTTGCCCCTGCTGGCGCGAGTTTTTAACTCGTGTCTTACCATGATGTTGAGTTTGTAACTCAACTGGCTCACAGAGCCAAACCTGCTATAGTGTTGGCTACACTTGTTTGGCTGCTGTTTTCTGCATCTTCAACCAAGCTACCTTTTCTACCCAGGAAGGGCAGGGATAGCTGGACCTGGTGCTGCGACAAAACAAGAGAAGCCGCCGGTTGTACTTCCGGCGGCTTCTCTTTATATGTGGCTATGCTTACTGCACGTTTTTGAAGAACGTGGGGGAGTTGCCGTAGAGCGGGGTTTTGCCGTCCCACTTTTCAATAAACTGTTGCTGGATGAGCAGAGGCGTGAGGGTGCGCTGGCGCAGTTCGTTGGCACGGGCTTCGGCCTCGGCTTCCACTATTTTTTTGCGGGCCTGTGCCTCGGCCACTTTCAGCTCATTTTCTACCTGCAGGGCCTGCTGTACGGCACGGTTCTTCAGGTTTACGGCACGCACGATCTCATCCGGGTACTGCAGTCCGCTGGTCATTTGCTCCAGCTCGAAGCCCTCTTTGCGCAGGGCTTTGTCTAAAGCGATCTGTACCTTATCCTCAAAAGTCTGGCGGTTCGAGATGATGCTGTCGGTGGTGTAGAGGTTAAACTGGATACGGAAAGCATCGCGGGTGTAGTTAAACAGCGTGGTTTTGGTGATCAACTCAATGTCCTTGCGGTACTTGCTGAAGATGCGCGGGCTCTCGCCGGGGCTCACCCGGAAGGAGATGGTTGGGTCTACCGTGAAAACGGAGCCGTCTTTGGCGTTTACCGTAAAGGCAGGGTAATCCACTGTCTG includes:
- a CDS encoding SPFH domain-containing protein translates to MNNARQLLTWSLSFILILVFSITAMKSCTRIDAGHEGILVKLYGTDKGVQDVNLVTGRVWYNPFTEEVFQFPTFVQTVDYPAFTVNAKDGSVFTVDPTISFRVSPGESPRIFSKYRKDIELITKTTLFNYTRDAFRIQFNLYTTDSIISNRQTFEDKVQIALDKALRKEGFELEQMTSGLQYPDEIVRAVNLKNRAVQQALQVENELKVAEAQARKKIVEAEAEARANELRQRTLTPLLIQQQFIEKWDGKTPLYGNSPTFFKNVQ